The Methanocella arvoryzae MRE50 DNA window GGTCGGCGGCGTCGCATAAATGGGACCCTCATAGCCGTATTTGAACAGCAGCGGCACGATGCCGCAGTGATCAAGGTGGGCGTGGGTGATGACAACTGCGTCAATGCTGGAGAGCGGGCTCACTTCGGGCACGTACAGGTACGGGGTACCGTTGCTCTCTGCGCCAGTGTTGACACCACAGTCGATGAGAATCCGGGTCTCGGGCGTGCTCAGCAGGAAAGAGCTTCTTCCCACTTCTTTGCAGCCGCCCAGAGTGGTGACACGAATCCACTGGTCTTTGGTAGAGACAGGCCTGTGGATCTTCCTGCCGATGGTTTTCAGGATCTGCTTGCGGTCGTCTTTTACAGTACGCAGGTACTGCCTGATGTCTTTGACAGTCTTGGACTCGATGGGCGGCGTGCGCACGACTTTAGGAGTCCAGCCGATGTGCTTGGTGATCTCCCTCAGGGTAGAGCCATGCCTGCCTATGACAAGGCCGGGCTTTTCGGCTTCGATGATGACTTCCCCGGTATCGGGGTCAAAATAAAAGTCGCTCAGGCCGGATTCAGCCGGCACAATCTGCTTAATCTTATCGATGGCCTGCTCTGCATCCAGCAGCATTTTCGGATCGGGCCTGACCACGATCCGCTTGCGGAGGTCTTTTGCCAGCGATCGGATGATGTCACCGTTATCGGCAAAAGCCCTGGGCTCGGTCGTGTAGATAACAAGCTCAGGCCCCTCGAACTCGAGGCCGGAGATAGTGATGCCCTTAGGGAGCTTATCGGCTATCTTCGCCCTGAGTTCATTTAAAACATCGTCTATGGTCATCGTTTTTTCACCTATGACATAATAAAAAAGAGAGTAAGCAAATCAAGCGTTGATGACCTGCTTGCTTACCTCCCTCTCGAAGATTTCGAATTTTTCGGCAGTAATCACGCAGAACTGCATGCCGTTGCCCGAGGCAGAGTCTCTCTTCATCGCGGACTCCAGGGCCCTGGCTGCGAGCTCGACGCCCTCCTCGACGCTCATGCCGGGCTTGTACCGGTCTTCCAGTACGCCGTAAGCGATGGGCGAGCCCGAGCCGGTAGAGACGAACTTCTCCTCCTCAATCCGGCCTCCGAGCGGGTCCAGAGAGTATATTTTCGGGCCGGCCTTGTCTAAGCCGCCGATTAGTACCTGGACATAGTAGGGCGCATAGCGCATCTCTGCGAGGATGTTAGAGAGGAGCATAGATAGCGCGTTGATCGACATGCTGCCGTGGCGCCTCAGCTCGAACAACTTAGCCTCGACCTGCAGAATGCGTGCCAGCCTCTGGCCGTCACCCACCGAGCCTGCAATAGTCATAGCTGCGTTATCAGTAATGCGATAGATCTTCTGAGCATCCCTGCTCGCGATGAAGTTACCCATGGTAGCCCTGCGCTCAGTAGCGAGGACCACGCCTTGGTCGCATATTATTCCGATGGTAGTAGTGCCTTTGTACTGTTTGTCTTCCATCAAAACTCCCCTTAAGAATGGACACAAAATTAGTCACATATTAATATTTTATTTGTATATATAACCCTTTCCCCGTTAAGCTGGCGCAGTTGGTTTTTGAAACTTACCTTGAGGCTACGCAGTGATAACAGAGAAAAGACTGCTTTGCTTGATATGTAAAATACATCTTAGATTTATAAACCTTGCGCTTTAGTGAGCCCGGTGTAGAGTCGATCGCATAGATTTAGCGCGGAGTAGTATCTGCGTACTCTGTATTGCACACGATGGTCGAATTATTAGTCGAGGATGCCCGCGTAAGTCGGCTTGAGAGCCCCGCTGTCAGTAACATTAACAGTTTTCACCGCACCCGCCAGATAGCAGATGGTGATAATTTGCAGCTCGGGATAATAGGACTGGGAAGAATGGGCGGCAGCCTTGCCCTGCAAGCCGTCGAGAAAGGAGTGGAGGTGGTGGCACATTCGAAGCACAGCCATCCGGACTTCGCCACGCGAGGCATTCATATAGCCGATACGTATGAGGAGTTTGCCAGACTCCTGAGAACCCCCCGGATCATCTACCTGTCGTTGCCCGCCGGCCAGATCATTGATCAAGTCATAGAAAGCCTGATCCCCCACCTGGAGCGAGGGGACGTGCTGATGGATGGAGGTAACTCGTTCTTCAGGGATTCCGTGGCCAGAGAAGAGGCCCTCCGGAAAAAGGGCTTCAGGTTGCTCGACTGCGGTACCAGCGGCGGAGTGGACGGAGCCCGGACAGGGGCGTGTTTCATGGTCGGCGGCAGCCGTGAAGGGTTTGAGCTCGCGGAGCCGGTCCTGAAGAAACTGGCCGTCGATGGAGGTGTGCTCTACACAGGCAGCCCGGGTTCGGGGCATTATGCCAAGCTGGTGCATAACGGCATTGAGTTCGGTATGAATCATGCGATTGGCGAAGGCGTAGAACTGCTCAGGCACGGCGAATACCAGTTCGACCTGGAGAAGGTGTTCGAGAACTGGTCCCACGGCTCGGTCATCAGGGGCTGGCTGGTAGAGCTGATGGCAAAGGGGCTTCGAGAACAGAACTTTGACAGCATACCCACCTATGTGGAGGATACGGGTGAGGTCAACTGGCTTGTCCAGTACGCCATCGAGAGGGAGATTGCAGTGCCGATCATCTCCGCTTCGGTCATGAGCCTGTTCGCCTCCAGGGGCAGCGGACAGGATAGTAACAGAGCAGTCGCCCTGCTACGGCATGGGTATGGCCACCACCCGCTCGGGAAAGACGAGGCGATAGCCAGGGAGCGGCACACCAGCAGGCTGAGTAAAATGTGAAGGTCAAAGCCCGCTAAGGAGGCGTTCAGCAGCATCTTGCGCTTTTAGTACTTTCACGAAGGCATCGCGTAATACTGGCTCATAGAATTAAGCAGATGAACCCAAACATTTAATTATATGCAGAGCCTTCTGACAAAGCTCTACGAGGCCAAATGGGCCTTGCTGGGAATGGCGATAGTCATTTTTATCGTGTGGATTAGCCTGCCTTACGTTACCCCGATCGTCTTTGCCATGTTTATGTACTACATCACCCGGCCGGTAAAAAGGCGGCTTCAGAAGTACATTAAAAACGAGGCGGTAGTAGCGCTGGGATGTCTCCTGCTGCTGACGCTGCCGCTGCTTGCCATCATCCTGTACCTGATCCTGTTCGCCGTCGGCCAGCTGAATACGTTCCTGGCTCAGGTGAATATACCTTTGCTGCCCCCGGGACAATTGTCCAACCTGAGCACGTCGATATCTGCGATACAGCAGTCTTTCACGAATGGCAGTTTTAAATACGAGAGCCTGGGCAATGTCCTGCAGGACTGGTACGATCGGCTGAGCGCCTATTCCAGCTCGCTCTTCAGCCTCAAGGATCTGCTGTACGCCACTGGCATGACCCTTGTAGACGTCGCTTTTAAGACCATACTGATGTTACTGCTGGCTTTCTTTCTCCTGCTCTACGACGACCGACTGGCCCGGTGGTTCAAGTCCTCGTTCCCGGGGCTGATGAAGGAGCACGACGGGCTCTTTGTACGCTACGTCAAAGCAGTTGACGACGATTTCGAGAAGGTCTTCTTCGGGAACATCCTGAGCATCATATTCTTCGCCATCATTGCGACGGTGGTGTACAGCGCCCTCAACTTTTTCGCCCCGGACCCTGCTTTCCTCATTCCATTCCCTGTGCTGCTGGGCATCTTCAGCGGCATCGCGGCCCTGTTGCCAGTGCTCGGCGGCTGGATGGTAGACATACCGATCTTGATATATGCCCTGGCGCAATCGCTCATGAACGGGTCGTTCTCGAGGTACTGGTGGTACCTGATCGTGATGGCGATAGCCATCTTCGTCTTGGTCGAAAACCTGCCTACTTATCTACTGAGGCCATTCGTCTCCCACGGCAAAGTAGATGTGGGGCTGCTAATGCTGGCCTACATTATCGGCCCCGTGATCTTCGGAGTTCCAGGCCTGTTCCTCGGGGCGATGGCGCTGGTGATCATCACCCACTATTTCAAAATTGTAGTGCCGGGCCTCAACGCCGAGAAAAAGGAAAACGGCGGCAGAACCGGCGCCGGAAGACGCCGGGTGCCTCCGAAGAGAAGACGGCGCCAGCCTTAGATCAGGTCGGCCTTCGCGTGCCCGCTGTCGTCGATCTCCAGGATAGCGGCGTTGCCGATCGAGGCCGGCCCCGGGTTGACGATGACGGTCTTGCCAAGGTGAGAGATGCCCCTCGACTCGTGGATATGCCCGCATACGATCGCCGTAAACTTAGGCGCCAGTTCCGCCACCGACGTGCTTCCCACATGGATACCTCCCGGGATCTCGTCCACGTGCCCTTTGGGAGGCGCGTGAGACAGGAGCACGACGGGGCCCGTCACGCCGTGCAGAAGCCGCTCCAGCTCGGCCTTTATGTGCTCCTCCGAAAACTCGATCGGGGTGTTGAACGGCGTAGGATTAGATCCTCCGATGCCGATGAAGGTGACGTTGCCCAGGCGTATCTTATTCTCGTGGAGGTTGGCATCCTCCTCCCGTAGCAGGTCGATAATATCCTTCTGGTCACAGTTGCCCGGTACAGCCAGCACCGGCCTCGGCAGTTTCTCCAGCAAAGCCTTCGCCTGCTCAGTCGGGCCGAACTGGGTAAAGTCGCCCGCCATCAGCGTTCCGTCAACCTTACCTGCCCTTTCCAGGATATCCGGCAGCCGGTCGAACGTGTTGTGAAAATCAGTCACCGCAAGCAGTCTCATGCTAGATAATCTCCGTTTGGAGAGAAAAAGATGACGATAAAAAGGCGCCGGGAAAGCGTTTTTGTTAATTGTTCTCCACCCATGAGGTGTCCTGCCCGGCTTCGGCTCTGGCCAGCGCGAGCTGGATGTCGCGGATCAGGCCCATGAGGGTGAAGTATTCCCGGGGGCTGATCATCGCCCGGCCGATGATGCGGCGGATCATTAACGAGGTTTTGTCTTTTTTATAATCTGCGTAGTTGATGCTATCCAGCAGCTGCTCGACGTGCTGGTAGAGGATCTCCTGCATCTCGCTGTCCGCGAGCAGGAAATCGTTGCCTTTGATATCGGCGAGCTCGTAGAGCACGACAGCGACGGCGTGGGAAAGGTTCATCACAGGGTAGTCGTCCGACGTCGGGATGCTGAGCACTACTCCGCACTTCTCCAGGATTTCGTTGGGAAGGCCGTGGTTTTCTTTGCCGAATAATAGGGCGACAGTGCCTTGCTTGTCTTCCAGCAGTGTCTTCAGCTCCCGGGGGCTGAAGCACGGCATTCGAATGTGCTCGCGGGTGGAACTCCCGGGCTTCCCGGTGGTGCCGACGATGACGCTCACGCCATCAAGTGCCTCTTCGACAGTGTCGACGATGGCGGCGCTGGCAAGCAGGTCCTGAGCGTGAGAAGCCATCGCCTTCGCGGAATTGCCCAGTTCGCACGGGCGGACCAGCACGAGGTCGTCGAATCCGAAGTTTTTCATAGCCCTGCAGACAGATCCCACGTTGCCCTCGAAGGCTGGCTCGACAAGCACGACCCTGACGTGCATCGAAGTCTCTACGCTCATGGTTTGCCAGGAGTCTCCTTGATCTTATGGACAACTTTAATGTCGGTGATGCGGGTTTCCGGGTAATTGCCGGTAGAGTCCTTTTCTGCGGACTTGACCATGTCCCAGATAGTCAGCAGCGCCACGCTGACACCAGTCAGCGCCTCCATCTCCACCCCGGTCTTCCCTGTCGAGCGGACTTCGACTACTGCAGTGATGGTTTCTTCTCCGACCTCGAAGTCGATGTCGATGCCGCTCACAGGAATCTGGTGGCAGAGCGGGATCAAGTCCCAGGTGCGCTTCACAGCCATAACTCCCGCTACCCGGGCGGTAGCCAGCACATTGCCCTTCTTGACGTTGCCTGCCTTGATCAGGGCCATCGTATCTTTAGTCAGGCGAATGGTGCCCTGTGCTTTTGCTATCCGGAGGACGTCTGCCTTGGCGCCCACGTCAACCATCTTTACCTTATCCCCATCCACGTGGGTGAAATCCTTAGCTGGCATTGCTCTGGCTCCCGAACTTAATAATTCCAGTATCACGAATCACTATAGTTGCAACAGTTAATTTAGATTTCCCGTAGTTTATAACACTTAGCCCTGCTGCTGCCTGAACTCTTTCATCACGTACGGAATACAGTGGACGACATCCGTCGCCAGCAGTCCGTAGCCTTTTTCCCTGAAAGCCATCTCCCCGGCCGCTCCGCTGATAAAGGCAGCAGCGGTTGCGGCCTCGAAAGCAGGGTTCACGCTATACAGGGCTCCGGTGATGCCTGCAAGTACGTCGCCGGTGCCCCCGACCGTCATCCCGGGGCTGCCGGTGCTGTTGAGCTTCACCCGCTGGCCATCGGTGATCACGTCAGTCCGGCCTTTGAGCAGGGTGACCAGGTTCTTCGATCGAGAGAACTCTCTGGCTTCTTCCTGGCCGTCGCCTGCGACATCTATGCCGCTGATCCGCCTGAACTCACCGCGGTGAGGGGTTACTATGCCTTTGAGCGGCATCTCGGGCTGAAGAGCGTCGGCATCCAGGACCACCCTGTCGCACAGCTTCATGATTTCCCCCAGCGCTCTAAGCGTTTCAGGATCGTGCCCCGCACCCATACCCATAACAATGACGTCGTGCCGGCTGATCTGCTCCGTCAAAAGATCAACGTCTGCACCGGTAATTTTGTTGCGATCCGAGAGCGGATAAGTGATCAGGTTGGGAGAGTACGATGCGATAATGTCTGCTGCCCGGCGGGGAGATGCGACTGTGACAATGTCCGCCCCGGTGCGCAAAGCAGCCATGGCAGTCAGCGCAGGGGCTCCGATATAAGGGCCGCCCCCGATTACGAGCACCCGGCCGCTCTGGCCTTTATGCTCGAAGTCCCCCCGGGATTTTATTAACAGCAGATCACCCGGGCCCGCGTGAGTCATCGCCTTTTCAGGTATGCCGATATCGACCACTTCTGTGTTATAACGCTCCAGCCCCTTTTTCATGGCGTGGAAAGTAACCACCAGATCGGGCTTGACGCAAAGCGGACACTGCCCGGTACGGGCATCGAAGCCGCTGGGGGTATCGACAGAGACTTTGATGGCCGGGCTGTTGTTGATCAGGTTGATGGCCCGTGCTGCCAGGCCTCTGGCGACGCCGTAGCTGCCCGTGCCCAGGATAGCGTCGATAATGATTTCGCAGGCCTCGAAAGATTCCCGTGTCAGCATCTCTGGCGCCTCGATCTCCATGACGTCGACTTTGGCCATCCGCAGCTTGAACAGGTTCTCTACTGCCGGGCCTTTCTTCACGTCTGACGCTCTGCCCAGCAGGATGACGGAGACGTGGCACCCCGACATGGCCAGGTAGCGGGCTGCGACGAACCCGTCTCCGCCGTTATTGCCCTTGCCGCATACCACCAGTACCCGCTTGCAGCCGTATAGAGCCCGTAAAACTTCGGCGACCTTTCTTCCCGCGTTCTCCATAAGAGTGCCATAGCTGACACCATAGTAGTCCGCGTTCGCCTCGAGCGCCCGCATCTCTTCGGCAGTGACGTATTCAACCATCGGAAGCCATCCTCGCGTACAGAGTTATTTTGCACTCGATCAAATAATAGTTGCCGGCACCTGCAGCAGGAATCTAGAGAAAAAGGGCGTTCTTTAGGCAAGATATGGTGTATCCGGTGCCCGGGAGACGGCACGACAGAGCGTCAGATAATTCTGAAATAAATATATAATTATAATCACCTTATATTCACAGGGATGGATTGGCCATGAGAAAAGTCGATAGCGGAGAGCCTCGCCCTTCAGGCCTGGCGTGGGCGACAAGAATTGCCTGTATGTTGCTAGTACTTATGATGGTGCTGCCGTACCCGATGGCGGCGACAGTCACGGCGACCAACGGAGACATGACTACGTTTACCGGACCTGTCGACCCCGCCAGGTCGCTGGAAAACCAGTCGTACGAGATCGGGCTGCAGGCTTACGTCTACGGGATCGCGCCGGTTATCATGCAGCGGACCGAGGAAGTGTTTACGACGACTCCAGGCCCGGGCCATGCCCCGGTGAACCAGTTCGGGCACATCCCCAGGCTGGCCACCCCCGAGGATACTGACGTAGTCACTCCGAATGCGGATACCCTGTACTCCACCGCCTGGCTGGAGCTGGGTAAAGAGCCGGTCATCCTTCATGTCCCGGATACTGGCGATCGGTATTATGTCATGCAGTTGCTCGACGCCTACACAAATAATTTCGCCAGCGTGGGCCGGCGGACCACCGGCACAGGCGAAGGCAGCTTCGCCATCGTCGGCCCGGGCTGGAACGGCAGCCTGCCGGGAAACATGACGGTGATCGAGTCCCCGACTAACACGGTCTGGATCATCGGCAGAATACTGGTAAACGGCTACGAC harbors:
- the psmB gene encoding archaeal proteasome endopeptidase complex subunit beta; the encoded protein is MEDKQYKGTTTIGIICDQGVVLATERRATMGNFIASRDAQKIYRITDNAAMTIAGSVGDGQRLARILQVEAKLFELRRHGSMSINALSMLLSNILAEMRYAPYYVQVLIGGLDKAGPKIYSLDPLGGRIEEEKFVSTGSGSPIAYGVLEDRYKPGMSVEEGVELAARALESAMKRDSASGNGMQFCVITAEKFEIFEREVSKQVINA
- the gnd gene encoding phosphogluconate dehydrogenase (NAD(+)-dependent, decarboxylating) — protein: MQLGIIGLGRMGGSLALQAVEKGVEVVAHSKHSHPDFATRGIHIADTYEEFARLLRTPRIIYLSLPAGQIIDQVIESLIPHLERGDVLMDGGNSFFRDSVAREEALRKKGFRLLDCGTSGGVDGARTGACFMVGGSREGFELAEPVLKKLAVDGGVLYTGSPGSGHYAKLVHNGIEFGMNHAIGEGVELLRHGEYQFDLEKVFENWSHGSVIRGWLVELMAKGLREQNFDSIPTYVEDTGEVNWLVQYAIEREIAVPIISASVMSLFASRGSGQDSNRAVALLRHGYGHHPLGKDEAIARERHTSRLSKM
- a CDS encoding AI-2E family transporter, with protein sequence MQSLLTKLYEAKWALLGMAIVIFIVWISLPYVTPIVFAMFMYYITRPVKRRLQKYIKNEAVVALGCLLLLTLPLLAIILYLILFAVGQLNTFLAQVNIPLLPPGQLSNLSTSISAIQQSFTNGSFKYESLGNVLQDWYDRLSAYSSSLFSLKDLLYATGMTLVDVAFKTILMLLLAFFLLLYDDRLARWFKSSFPGLMKEHDGLFVRYVKAVDDDFEKVFFGNILSIIFFAIIATVVYSALNFFAPDPAFLIPFPVLLGIFSGIAALLPVLGGWMVDIPILIYALAQSLMNGSFSRYWWYLIVMAIAIFVLVENLPTYLLRPFVSHGKVDVGLLMLAYIIGPVIFGVPGLFLGAMALVIITHYFKIVVPGLNAEKKENGGRTGAGRRRVPPKRRRRQP
- a CDS encoding metallophosphoesterase — encoded protein: MRLLAVTDFHNTFDRLPDILERAGKVDGTLMAGDFTQFGPTEQAKALLEKLPRPVLAVPGNCDQKDIIDLLREEDANLHENKIRLGNVTFIGIGGSNPTPFNTPIEFSEEHIKAELERLLHGVTGPVVLLSHAPPKGHVDEIPGGIHVGSTSVAELAPKFTAIVCGHIHESRGISHLGKTVIVNPGPASIGNAAILEIDDSGHAKADLI
- a CDS encoding RNA methyltransferase, which translates into the protein MSVETSMHVRVVLVEPAFEGNVGSVCRAMKNFGFDDLVLVRPCELGNSAKAMASHAQDLLASAAIVDTVEEALDGVSVIVGTTGKPGSSTREHIRMPCFSPRELKTLLEDKQGTVALLFGKENHGLPNEILEKCGVVLSIPTSDDYPVMNLSHAVAVVLYELADIKGNDFLLADSEMQEILYQHVEQLLDSINYADYKKDKTSLMIRRIIGRAMISPREYFTLMGLIRDIQLALARAEAGQDTSWVENN
- the moaC gene encoding cyclic pyranopterin monophosphate synthase MoaC, which produces MPAKDFTHVDGDKVKMVDVGAKADVLRIAKAQGTIRLTKDTMALIKAGNVKKGNVLATARVAGVMAVKRTWDLIPLCHQIPVSGIDIDFEVGEETITAVVEVRSTGKTGVEMEALTGVSVALLTIWDMVKSAEKDSTGNYPETRITDIKVVHKIKETPGKP
- a CDS encoding bifunctional ADP-dependent NAD(P)H-hydrate dehydratase/NAD(P)H-hydrate epimerase produces the protein MVEYVTAEEMRALEANADYYGVSYGTLMENAGRKVAEVLRALYGCKRVLVVCGKGNNGGDGFVAARYLAMSGCHVSVILLGRASDVKKGPAVENLFKLRMAKVDVMEIEAPEMLTRESFEACEIIIDAILGTGSYGVARGLAARAINLINNSPAIKVSVDTPSGFDARTGQCPLCVKPDLVVTFHAMKKGLERYNTEVVDIGIPEKAMTHAGPGDLLLIKSRGDFEHKGQSGRVLVIGGGPYIGAPALTAMAALRTGADIVTVASPRRAADIIASYSPNLITYPLSDRNKITGADVDLLTEQISRHDVIVMGMGAGHDPETLRALGEIMKLCDRVVLDADALQPEMPLKGIVTPHRGEFRRISGIDVAGDGQEEAREFSRSKNLVTLLKGRTDVITDGQRVKLNSTGSPGMTVGGTGDVLAGITGALYSVNPAFEAATAAAFISGAAGEMAFREKGYGLLATDVVHCIPYVMKEFRQQQG